The Arthrobacter burdickii genomic interval GCCGCCACGCGGGGGAGCAGGCGCACTCCGGCACGCATATCGTCCACGCGGCCCTGCACGAGATCCTCGGTCCCGAGGCGCTGCAGCGCGGCTCGTTCAACAAGGCGGGCTACCTGCGCTTCGACTTCTCGTGGGGCGAGGGCATCAGTGCCGCGGCCCGGTCCGAGATCGAGGAGGTCTCGAACATCGCGATCCGCAACAACTACGAGGTCGAGACCAAGATCATGTCCCTGGCGGATGCCAAGGCGCTCGGCGCCACCGCCCTGTTCGGCGAGGCGTACGGGGAGACCGTCCGCGTGGTCGAGATGAACGCCGACTTCTCCCGGGAACTCTGCGGAGGCACGCACGTGGCGTCGACGTCCCTCATCGGGAGCCTGACGCTCCTCGGCGAGCAGTCGGTCGGGTCCGGCAACCGGCGTGTCGAGGCCCTCGTCGGGCTCGACGCGTTCCGCCACCTGGCGGCAGAGCGTGCCCTCGTCTCCGAGCTCTCCGACATGCTGAAGGTGCCCTCGGCGCAGCTGCCGGAGCGCCTCTCGGCGACCCTGAACAAGCTGAAGGCGGCCGAGAAGGAACTCGACCGGCTCCGGAAGGAACAGCTGGCCGTCGCTGCAGGATCCCTCGTGGACACCGCGGTCGACGTCGACGGCGTCCGCCTCATCGCGCACGACGCCGGCGAGATCGGTGGCGCGGACGAACTGCGGACGCTCGTCCTCGATCTGCGCGGGCGCCTCGGGTCCGATGCCGCCGTCGTCGCTGCAACCGGTGTCTCCCAGGACCGTCCGCTCGTGCTCGTCGCCACGAACGAGGCCGCCCGGAGCGCCGGTGTCAAGGCAGGGGCGCTGGTGCGCACTGCGGCGAAGATCCTCGGTGGCGGCGGTGGAGGCAAGGACGACGTCGCGCAGGGCGGCGGGTCCGACGCGTCCCGCATCCCCGAGGCGCTCTCGGCCATCCGCACCGCCGTAGCGGAGCGCTGACGCCTCCGTGGGAGACGACGGTTCCGGAGCGGCGTCCGGCACGCAGGACGCCGCTCCCTACCCCTTCGGCCCGAAGCTCGGCGTCGACGTGGGCCAGGTCCGGGTCGGCCTCGCGGGATGTGACAGGGACGGACTGCTGGCGACGCCGATCCGCACGCTGAAGCGCGACGCGCGGAAGAACTACGACATCCGGATCCTCGTGCGGGAGGCCGTCGAGCGGGGCGTCGTGGAGATCTTCGTGGGACTTCCCCGGAACCTCAGCGGCCGCGAGGGGGCATCCGCCGAGATGGCAAGGACCTATGCGAAACTCGTCGTCGAGGAACTTAACCGACAGTCCCTCGTGGTCCCGGTACGCTTGGTGGATGAGCGGCTGAGTACGGTGTCGGCCCACCGCTCGCTTCATGCCGCTGGTCTGAGTAGCCGTGAGCATCGTAAGGTAGTGGATCAAGTGGCTGCTGTCGAAATACTCCAGCACGCCATCGATATGCAACGTTCACGTGGACGGGACGTGGGGGATCCGGTTCCTGCGCGTGACGCAGCGGGCATCCAGGGCCCGCTGCTGACCCCTACAGAGGAGCCAGTTATCAAGGACATTTCGCCGAGCAGGAGGGATGCGGAGTCGTGAACGACGGTAGCCGCAATTCCACTGCATCGCAGGACCCTAGCGACGTCGACGCGTACTACGAGGATGACGGCTACGCGCATCCCGAGCCCGTCGAGGAATTCTTCGCAGCGCAGGACACCCCCGCACGGACGGCGCAGCGCCCCTCCAAGGCCAGGCAGCGCCGGCGACGCCGCCGTACCGTCGTCGTGCTCGTCGTCCTGCTGCTGTTCGCCGGTATGGTCTTCGGCGTCGCGCTGATGCTGCGCGACATGCTCGGCCTCAACAAGGTGACCGACTACCCCGGTCCCGGCGGCGAGGAGACCGTGTTCACGGTGCCCGAGGGAGCCGGCGCCCTGGCGATCGGCACCGGCCTCGAGAGTGCCGATATCGTCGCCGACTCCGCCACGTTCATCACGGCGCTGTCCGCGATCTCCGAAGGACGAGAGGTCCAGCCCGGCGAGTACGAGATGCGCCTGCAGATGCCGGCGGCCGACGCCGCCGAGGCGCTGCTCGGGGCCGACCCGTCGCTCGTCTCGTACGCCGCCGTCGCCCGCGACCTCCGGCAGGGCGAGGTCTTCGACATCCTCAGCGAGTCCACCGGCATTCCGCGCGCGGAGTTCGACGCCCTCGCGAAAGATCCCACGCAGTTCGGCCTCCCGTCGCAGGCGCTGTCGCTCGAGGGGTACCTCCACCCGGGCGAGTACCGCTTCGACGTCGAGGCGACGGCCCCGCAGATCATCGAGGAGATGGTCAAGGCCACGACCGACCGCCTCGCCGAGGACGGCGTCACGGATCCGGCCAAGCAGTACGAGATCCTGACGATCGCCAGTATCGTCCAGGCCGAGGCCGGCGAGGGCGACTACGCCACGGTGGCCGGCGCGATCAACAACCGGCTCACGCCCGGCAACACCGAGACCAGCGGCCTCCTGCAGTCCGACGCGACCGTCGCGTACGGCCTGGGGAAGCGCACCTACCAGCTCAGCGAGGAAGAGAAGGCGGACGCGTCGAACCCGTACAACACCTTCGCGAATCCCGGTCTCCCGAAGGGTCCCATCGGCTCCCCGAGCGACGAGGCGATCGACGCGACGGTCAACCCGGCGGACGTCCCGTTCTACTTCTGGGTGACGGTGAACCTCGACACGGCGGAGACCAAGTTCTCCGAGACGTATGCGGAGCACCTGGGCTACGTCGCCGAGTACGACGCATGGTGTGCCGACCACCCCGGACGGTGCGATTAGGTGCATCCGGAGGTATCGGCCCGGACTCTCCGGGCCGCCGTGATCGGTTCGCCGATCGGACACTCGAAGTCGCCGCTGCTGCACGCCGCCGCCTACCGCGCCCTGGGCATCGCCTGTTCCTACACGGCGATCGACGTCGATGAGCTGTCCCTCGAGGAGTTCCTCGGCACCGTGCGGTCCGACGACGGCTGGCGCGGCCTGTCCGTCACCATGCCCCTGAAAGCCGGCACAGCACGGCTGACCGACACCACCACCGAGCTGGCGACCGCGCTGGGTGTCGTCAACACGGTCGTCGTCGACGGCGACGGAGACCACCGCGTGCTCACCGGGCACAATACGGACGTCGCCGGCGTGGCGCACGCCCTGGGCGGTGCCGGGGTGGGCACGCCCACCCGTCCCCTCATCATCGGCGGAGGAGGCACGGCCGCTGCCGCCGTCGCGGGACTGGCGCGCCTCGGCGCCTCGACCACGCGCGTCGTGGTGCGGCGCCCGGAGGCAGCCTCCGACCTCCTGCGGATCGGGGCGCTCCTCGGCATCGACGTCGAACTGCAAGCCTGGCCGCAGGTCGGTGCTGCGCTGCGCTCCGCGGACGTCGTCGTCTCCACGCTGCCGCCGCGCGCCGGGGACCCCCTCGCCGCCTCGCTCGACGACGGCTTCCGGACCGACGGCACGCTGCTCGACGTGGCCTACGACCCGTGGCCGAGCGCCCTGGCCGCCGCGTGGCAGCGCGCGGGCGGCAGGATCGTCCCCGGCCTCGACATGCTGCTCCACCAGGCCGTCGAGCAGGTCCGCCTGTTCTTCCCGGACGTGGTGCAGGACCCGGCGTCCGTCTTAAACGTGATGTGTGACGCAGTGGGGGCTCCCCGGCGCTGAAGCCCGGTGCCCTGCATGGCAGTATGGAAACCATGTTGCGTTGGTTGACGGCAGGAGAATCCCACGGTCCGGCCGTGGTCGGGATCATCGAGGGAATGCCCGCGGGTGTGGGCATCACGAGCAGCGATATCCAGGAGGCCCTGGCACGCCGGCGTCTCGGGTACGGACGCGGCGCCCGCATGAAGTTCGAGCAGGACTCCGTCCGCATCCTCGGCGGTGTCCGCCACGGCCTCACGCAGGGCGGTCCCGTCGCCATCGAGGTGGCGAACACCGAGTGGCCCAAGTGGGAGAAGATCATGTCCGCGGATCCCCTCGGCGAGGAGGACGCCGCGGAACTCGCCGTCTCCGCACGCAACGCCCCGCTCACGCGGCCCCGGCCCGGGCACGCCGACCTCACCGGCATGCAGAAGTACGGATTCGGCGAGGCCCGTCCCGTCCTCGAGCGTGCGAGTGCCCGCGAGACCGCCACCCGGGTGGCACTCGGCACCGTGGCCGCCAGGTTCCTCGAGGGCCTCGGCATCCGCCTGGTCAGCCACACGGTGTCCATCGCCACCGTGTCCGTGCCCGAGGATGCCCCGCTGCCCACGCCGAGCGACGTCATCGCCCTCGACACCGACCCCCTGCGCTGCTTCCACCGGGACACCTCGGACGCGATGGTGGCCGAGGTGGACGCCGCCCACAAGGAGGGCGAGACCCTCGGCGGCGTCGTCGAGGTGGTCGCCTACGGCCTGCCGCCGGGACTCGGGAGCTACGTGCACTGGGACCGGCGCCTCGACTCACGGCTGGCGGCCGCCCTCATGGGAATCCAGGCCATCAAGGGTGTGGAGGTCGGTGACGGCTTCGAGACGGCGGCGCGCCGCGGCACCGCGGCACACGACGAGATCGTGCGAAACGACGACGGCAAGATCGTCCGTGCCAGCAACCGGGCAGGCGGCATCGAGGGCGGCATGAGCATCGGTGACGTCCTCCGCGTGCGCGCCGCGATGAAGCCCATCGCCACGGTGCCGCGGGCCCTGCGCACCGTGGACGTGAGCACCGGCGCGTCCGCCCGGGCGCACCACCAGCGGTCGGACGTGTGCGCGGTACCTGCTGCCGGCGTCGTCGCCGAGGCCATGACGGCCCTGGTGCTGGCCGAGGCCGTCACCGAGAAGTTCGGCGGCGACTCCCTCGCGGAGACCGCCCGCAATCTGCGCAGCTACCTCGAGAACATCCCGGAGTTCCTGGACTCCGCCGGGGTCTGATGCAACGGAACCACCCCGTGGTCCTCGTGGGACCGATGGCCTCCGGCAAGTCCGCGGTGGGCCGCATGCTCGCGCAGCGGACCGGTGCCCGCTTCATCGACTCGGACCGCGAGATCGTCGAGCGCCACGGCAGCATCAGCACCATCTTCGAGGAGCAGGGCGAGCAGGCGTTCCGGACCCTCGAGGCGAGCATCGTCGGCGAGGCGCTCGGGGCCGGGGACGCCGTCGTCTCGCTCGGCGGGGGAGCAGTGCTCCATCCGGACACGCAGGCCCTGCTGGCGCAGGCCACCGTGGTCTTCCTCGACACCGACGTCGCGACCGTGCTGCCGCGCATCAGCGGGGACACGGGACGGCCGCTCCTCGCCGAGCGTCCCGCCGAGCGGTGGCAGGAACTGTACGACGAGCGGCGGCCCCTCTACGCCGCGCTGGCGACGGTCGTGATGGACACCCGCGGCCGGTCGGTGCGCGAAGTGACCGACGCCGTGCTCTCAGCCCTCGGGAACGCCCCCGGACCATCCCGCGACAGCGTCGCGGCACCATCGAACGATCTGAACGAGGAAAGCGGGACGAACCCCCATGGCGACTGACGAAGCGACCATCATCCCTGTCACCGGGAGTACTCCGGAGAACACGTACGACGTCGTCGTCGGACGGGGGCTGCTCGGCCGGCTTCCCGCGATCCTCGGGGAGCGTGTCCACCGCGTGCTGGTGATCCACCCGAGGGCGCTGCGGGCGACCGGTGACACGGTACGTGCCGAGCTGGCGGACGCCGGCTTCACGGCCGTGACCGCCGAGATCCCCGACGCCGAGGAAGGCAAGCACATCCAGGTGGCGGCGTTCTGCTGGCAGGTGCTCGGCCAGAACGACTTCACCCGCTCGGACGCCGTCGTCACCGTCGGGGGTGGCGCGGTGACTGACCTCGGCGGGTTCGTCGCGGCGACCTGGCTGCGCGGCGTCCGGGTGGTGCACCTTCCCACCAGCCTGCTCGGCATGGTGGACGCCGCCGTCGGCGGCAAGACCGGCATCAACACGGCGGAGGGGAAGAACCTCGTGGGCGCCTTCCACCCGCCCGCCGCCGTCCTCGCCGACCTGGACGCCCTGGCCACGCTGCCGAAGAACGAGCTCGTGACCGGGCTCGCCGAGGTGGTCAAGTGCGGCTTCATCGCGGACCCCGTCATCCTGGACCGAATCGAGCAGGACACCGCGGCCGCCACGGACGCGGCATCGCCTGTGCTGCGCGACCTCGTCGAACGCGCCATCCGGGTGAAGGCCGACGTCGTCTCCGAGGACCTGCGCGACACGGGCCGCCGCGAGTACCTCAACTACGGCCACACCCTCGGCCACGCCATCGAACTCGCCGAGCGGTACTCCTGGCGGCACGGCGCCGCCGTGTCGGTGGGCCTGGTCTTCGCGGCCGAACTCTCCCGGATGGTGGGACGGCTCAGCGACGCGGACGCCGACCGCCACCGGAGCATCCTCGAGTCCCTCGGCCTGCCGGTGACGTACCGGCGGGACCGGTGGGCGTCGCTGCTCGACGGGATGCGCCGCGACAAGAAGTCGCGCGGTGACCTCCTCCGCTTCGTCGTGCTGGACGGCATCGGCCGCCCCGGCATGCTCGAGGTCCCCGACACCTCGCTGCTGTTCGCCGCCTACCAGGAGATCGCCTCCTGATCACCCCCCACGCTGCACAGGGTAGACTGGACCGTGGACTTTTAGCGCGCTTCCGCGTGCCCGCTGTGCCTCGGCCGGCCCATCCATCCGCGAAACCGACGAAAGTGAATCTGTGGCGACCACGAACGACATCAAGAACGGCACTGTGCTGAAGCTCGAAGGCAACCTCTGGAACGTCCTCGAATTCCAGCACGTCAAGCCTGGCAAGGGTGGAGCATTCGTCCGCACCAAGCTTCGCAACATCCTTTCCGGCAAGGTCGTCGACAAGACCTTCAACGCAGGCCTGAAGATCGAGACGGCCACCGTGGACCGCCGCGACTACCAGTACCTGTACAAGGACGGCGAGGACTTCGTCTTCATGGACACCTCGGACTACGACCAGATCACGGTGCCCGGCAAGACCGTCGGCAACGCGGCGAACTTCATGCTCGAGAGCCAGATGGCCACCATCGCCCTGCACGAGGGCTCGCCCCTGTACGTCGAGCTCCCCGCGTCCGTGACGCTGGAGATCACCTACACGGAGCCGGGCCTGCAGGGTGACCGCTCCACCGGCGGCACCAAGCCCGCCACGGTCGAGACCGGCCACGAGATCCAGGTGCCGCTGTTCCTCGGTACCGGCACCAAGGTCAAGGTCGACACCCGCACGGGCGAGTACCTGGGACGCGTCAACGAGTGAGTGCACGCAGTAAGGCCCGTCGCCGGGCCCTGGACATCCTCTTCGAATCCGAGCAGCGCGGCATGCCGGCCCTCGAGGTCATCCGCGCCCGCCGCGAGAAGACGGACATGGTCATCGCCGACTACACGGTGGACATCGTGGAGGGCGTCCTGGAGCACCAGGAGCAGATCGACGAGTTCCTCAGCACCTACTCGCAGGGGTGGACGCTCGACCGCATGCCCGCGGTCGACCTCATGATCCTGCGCATCGGCAGCTGGGAGCTCCTGTACAACGAGGACGTCCCCGACGGCGTCGCCGTCAGCGAGGCCGTGGAGCTGGCAAAGATCCTCTCCACCGACGAATCACCCAAGTTCGTCAACGGGCTCCT includes:
- the ruvX gene encoding Holliday junction resolvase RuvX, translated to MGDDGSGAASGTQDAAPYPFGPKLGVDVGQVRVGLAGCDRDGLLATPIRTLKRDARKNYDIRILVREAVERGVVEIFVGLPRNLSGREGASAEMARTYAKLVVEELNRQSLVVPVRLVDERLSTVSAHRSLHAAGLSSREHRKVVDQVAAVEILQHAIDMQRSRGRDVGDPVPARDAAGIQGPLLTPTEEPVIKDISPSRRDAES
- the mltG gene encoding endolytic transglycosylase MltG, encoding MNDGSRNSTASQDPSDVDAYYEDDGYAHPEPVEEFFAAQDTPARTAQRPSKARQRRRRRRTVVVLVVLLLFAGMVFGVALMLRDMLGLNKVTDYPGPGGEETVFTVPEGAGALAIGTGLESADIVADSATFITALSAISEGREVQPGEYEMRLQMPAADAAEALLGADPSLVSYAAVARDLRQGEVFDILSESTGIPRAEFDALAKDPTQFGLPSQALSLEGYLHPGEYRFDVEATAPQIIEEMVKATTDRLAEDGVTDPAKQYEILTIASIVQAEAGEGDYATVAGAINNRLTPGNTETSGLLQSDATVAYGLGKRTYQLSEEEKADASNPYNTFANPGLPKGPIGSPSDEAIDATVNPADVPFYFWVTVNLDTAETKFSETYAEHLGYVAEYDAWCADHPGRCD
- a CDS encoding shikimate dehydrogenase, which translates into the protein MHPEVSARTLRAAVIGSPIGHSKSPLLHAAAYRALGIACSYTAIDVDELSLEEFLGTVRSDDGWRGLSVTMPLKAGTARLTDTTTELATALGVVNTVVVDGDGDHRVLTGHNTDVAGVAHALGGAGVGTPTRPLIIGGGGTAAAAVAGLARLGASTTRVVVRRPEAASDLLRIGALLGIDVELQAWPQVGAALRSADVVVSTLPPRAGDPLAASLDDGFRTDGTLLDVAYDPWPSALAAAWQRAGGRIVPGLDMLLHQAVEQVRLFFPDVVQDPASVLNVMCDAVGAPRR
- the aroC gene encoding chorismate synthase — translated: MLRWLTAGESHGPAVVGIIEGMPAGVGITSSDIQEALARRRLGYGRGARMKFEQDSVRILGGVRHGLTQGGPVAIEVANTEWPKWEKIMSADPLGEEDAAELAVSARNAPLTRPRPGHADLTGMQKYGFGEARPVLERASARETATRVALGTVAARFLEGLGIRLVSHTVSIATVSVPEDAPLPTPSDVIALDTDPLRCFHRDTSDAMVAEVDAAHKEGETLGGVVEVVAYGLPPGLGSYVHWDRRLDSRLAAALMGIQAIKGVEVGDGFETAARRGTAAHDEIVRNDDGKIVRASNRAGGIEGGMSIGDVLRVRAAMKPIATVPRALRTVDVSTGASARAHHQRSDVCAVPAAGVVAEAMTALVLAEAVTEKFGGDSLAETARNLRSYLENIPEFLDSAGV
- a CDS encoding shikimate kinase, producing the protein MQRNHPVVLVGPMASGKSAVGRMLAQRTGARFIDSDREIVERHGSISTIFEEQGEQAFRTLEASIVGEALGAGDAVVSLGGGAVLHPDTQALLAQATVVFLDTDVATVLPRISGDTGRPLLAERPAERWQELYDERRPLYAALATVVMDTRGRSVREVTDAVLSALGNAPGPSRDSVAAPSNDLNEESGTNPHGD
- the aroB gene encoding 3-dehydroquinate synthase encodes the protein MATDEATIIPVTGSTPENTYDVVVGRGLLGRLPAILGERVHRVLVIHPRALRATGDTVRAELADAGFTAVTAEIPDAEEGKHIQVAAFCWQVLGQNDFTRSDAVVTVGGGAVTDLGGFVAATWLRGVRVVHLPTSLLGMVDAAVGGKTGINTAEGKNLVGAFHPPAAVLADLDALATLPKNELVTGLAEVVKCGFIADPVILDRIEQDTAAATDAASPVLRDLVERAIRVKADVVSEDLRDTGRREYLNYGHTLGHAIELAERYSWRHGAAVSVGLVFAAELSRMVGRLSDADADRHRSILESLGLPVTYRRDRWASLLDGMRRDKKSRGDLLRFVVLDGIGRPGMLEVPDTSLLFAAYQEIAS
- the efp gene encoding elongation factor P; this encodes MATTNDIKNGTVLKLEGNLWNVLEFQHVKPGKGGAFVRTKLRNILSGKVVDKTFNAGLKIETATVDRRDYQYLYKDGEDFVFMDTSDYDQITVPGKTVGNAANFMLESQMATIALHEGSPLYVELPASVTLEITYTEPGLQGDRSTGGTKPATVETGHEIQVPLFLGTGTKVKVDTRTGEYLGRVNE
- the nusB gene encoding transcription antitermination factor NusB: MSARSKARRRALDILFESEQRGMPALEVIRARREKTDMVIADYTVDIVEGVLEHQEQIDEFLSTYSQGWTLDRMPAVDLMILRIGSWELLYNEDVPDGVAVSEAVELAKILSTDESPKFVNGLLGRLQQLKPTLLA